The nucleotide sequence GAGGTGGTCCGCACCGGCGCACAGGTGGCCGTGGTCATCGGTGGAGGCAACTTCTTCCGCGGCGCCGAGCTGCAGCAGCACGGCCTGGACCGCGCCCGCGCCGACTACATGGGCATGCTGGGCACGGTGATGAACTGCCTGGCCCTGCAGGACTTCCTGGAGCAGGCCGGGGTGGACACCCGGGTGCAGACCGCGATCAGCATGGGTCAGGTCGCTGAGCCCTACATCCCGCGCCGGGCCGAGCGTCACCTGGAGAAGGGGCGCGTGGTCATCTTCGGCGCCGGCATGGGCATGCCCTACTTCTCCACCGACACCACCGCCGCCCAGCGGGCGCTGGAGATCGATGCCGAGGTGGTGCTGATGGCCAAGGGCGTCGACGGGGTGTACACCGCCGACCCCAAGACCGACCCCACCGCGACCATGTTCACCGAGATCA is from Rhodococcus sp. X156 and encodes:
- the pyrH gene encoding UMP kinase codes for the protein MTVQDTHTTRGGYRRVLLKLGGEMFGGGGVGVDPKVVRNVAAQIAEVVRTGAQVAVVIGGGNFFRGAELQQHGLDRARADYMGMLGTVMNCLALQDFLEQAGVDTRVQTAISMGQVAEPYIPRRAERHLEKGRVVIFGAGMGMPYFSTDTTAAQRALEIDAEVVLMAKGVDGVYTADPKTDPTATMFTEITHREVLDRSLKVADATAFSLCMDNKMPMLVFNLLVEGNIARAVAGEKIGTLVRSPK